One Thunnus albacares chromosome 12, fThuAlb1.1, whole genome shotgun sequence genomic region harbors:
- the armc6 gene encoding armadillo repeat-containing protein 6: MARRRITQETFDAAVRENMEEFEMDPDEALREAVEQFESQGVDLSCIVKAVPAVSSDDKQEEQTHEVLQALEALRIGKDSAGVTEVTADIKCFTEQCSLGFAQRYLAAQKDAYPIILSYCKKSVEEREAVLAAVSALAALTDGQPDLLDAGGQKFLLDVLKKYRADSSVTCVAICAVRHCCLKHEQNRQDLVKGGVLPLLTGAVTQHSGCAALVKEASAALRVMTFDDDVRVTFGHAHEHAKIIVLEHNGLKVLIEAAKAHTDNTVLSELCATLSRLAVRNEFCQDICDLGGLKLMMTLLADNYESPELVRQILSAIRAVAGNDDVKDAVVSAGGVQLIVMAMNKHMSNSAVCEQGCACLSVLALRKPNNCKVIMEDGGTMAAVQAMKAHANVANVQKQACMLLRNLVSRLRNLSQPILEMGAEALIAQALQTHQDCGDVGKAALRDLGCKVELRELWTGKHGSLTN; the protein is encoded by the exons ATGGCGAGGCGGAGGATCACACAAGAAACCTTTGATGCTGCTGTCCGGGAGAACATGGAGGAGTTTGAGATGGATCCTGATGAAGCTTTGAGGGAAGCCGTGGAGCAGTTTGAGTCTCAAG GTGTTGACCTCAGTTGTATTGTCAAAGCTGTACCAGCTGTGTCATCCGATGATAAACAAGAAGAGCAAACGCATGAGGTCTTACAG GCGTTGGAGGCCCTACGGATTGGAAAAGACTCTGCTGGTGTTACAGAGGTCACAGCAGATATAAAATGCTTCACTGAGCAATGTTCACTTGGATTTGCTCAGAGGTACCTGGCTGCTCAAAAAGATGCCTATCCCATAATCCTATCGTACTGCAAAAAGAGTGTGGAGGAACGGGAAGCTGTGTTGGCTGCCGTGTCTGCCCTGGCTGCACTGACAGATGGACAGCCAGACCTGTTAGATGCAGGGGGCCAGAAGTTCCTTTTAGACGTCCTGAAGAAGTACCGGGCAGATTCCTCTGTGACGTGTGTAGCTATCTGCGCAGTACGTCACTGCTGTTTGAAACACGAACAGAACAGGCAGGATTTGGTGAAAGGTGGCGTCCTGCCTCTGCTAACCGGTGCTGTTACACAGCACAGCGGATGTGCTGCGCTGGTTAAGGAGGCCTCTGCAGCGCTTAGGGTCATGACCTTTGACGATGATGTCCGAGTTACGTTTGGGCACGCTCATGAACACGCCAAGATTATTGTTTTAGAACACAATGGACTGAAGGTCTTAATTGAGGCTGCGAAAG CTCACACTGATAATACTGTTCTGAGTGAGCTGTGTGCAACTTTGTCCCGTCTGGCTGTAAGAAACGAGTTCTGTCAAGACATCTGTGATCTGGGAGGATTGAAACTGATGATGACGCTGCTTGCAGACAACTATGAGTCACCG GAGTTAGTTCGGCAGATCCTGAGCGCTATACGAGCTGTGGCAGGAAATGATGATGTGAAAGACGCTGTTGTCAGTGCAGGTGGAGTTCAGCTCATTGTCATGGCCATGAACAAACACATGAGCAACTCTGCT GTGTGTGAGCAGGGCTGTGCATGCCTCTCTGTGCTTGCTTTACGTAAACCCAACAACTGCAAAGTCATCATGGAGGACGGAGGAACCATGGCTGCTGTGCAGGCTATGAAGGCACATGCTAATGTGGCCAATGTGCAG AAACAGGCATGTATGCTGTTGAGAAATCTGGTTTCACGTTTGCGTAACTTGAGCCAACCAATCCTGGAGATGGGAGCGGAGGCCCTGATAGCACAGGCACTACAGACCCATCAAGACTGTGGTGATGTGGGTAAAGCAGCCCTCAGAGATCTGGGATGCAAGGTGGAACTACGAGAGCTGTGGACCGGCAAACATGGCAGCCTCACCAACTGA